The following proteins come from a genomic window of Lolium rigidum isolate FL_2022 chromosome 5, APGP_CSIRO_Lrig_0.1, whole genome shotgun sequence:
- the LOC124651250 gene encoding peroxidase 2-like has protein sequence MAASSSLPSAANCGLLLAAALVLLLSHGAHAQGGLSSSFYDNSCPSTRDIVRRVIQDARVADTRIPASLIRLHFHDCFVNGCDGSLLLDEDLQAGIMTEKKVPANDRSARGFDVVDDIKRTLENACPGIVSCADILTLAAEISVELAGGPYWSVPLGRRDGTTTNIESAKNLPSPFDPLETLQEKFKNLGLDDTDLVALQGAHTFGRAQCQFTMRNCTNGQAVGALVNLDGVTPDVFDNKYYGNLLQGRVELPSDQVMLSDPVAATTTAPIIRRFSGSQSDFFSNFATSMIKMGNIGPLTGRDGEIRKNCRRLNK, from the exons ATGGCCGCTTCTTCTAGCTTGCCGTCAGCTGCAAACTGCGGCCTCTTGCTCGCGGCAGCCCTGGTCCTACTTCTCAGCCACGGCGCTCACGCCCAAGGTGGGTTGAGCTCGTCGTTCTACGACAACTCATGCCCTAGCACACGGGACATTGTCCGGCGCGTCATCCAGGACGCCCGGGTCGCCGACACGCGCATCCCGGCCAGCCTCATCCGCCTCCACTTTCACGACTGCTTCGTCAAC GGCTGTGACGGTTCCCTCTTGCTCGACGAGGACCTCCAGGCGGGTATCATGACGGAGAAGAAAGTCCCCGCCAACGACCGGTCAGCGCGCGGGTTTGACGTGGTCGACGACATCAAGCGCACCCTGGAGAACGCTTGCCCCGGCATCGTGTCTTGCGCCGACATCCTCACCCTCGCCGCTGAGATCTCCGTCGAGCTGGCCGGAGGGCCGTACTGGAGCGTGCCGCTCGGCCGCCGCGACGGCACCACGACAAACATCGAGAGCGCCAAAAACCTCCCGAGCCCCTTCGACCCCTTGGAGACGCTCCAGGAGAAGTTCAAGAACCTGGGCCTCGATGACACCGACCTCGTCGCCCTCCAGGGAGCGCACACCTTCGGGCGGGCGCAATGCCAGTTCACGATGCGGAACTGCACGAACGGGCAGGCTGTGGGGGCGCTGGTGAACCTCGACGGGGTCACCCCCGACGTGTTCGATAACAAATACTATGGCAACCTCCTGCAGGGGCGCGTCGAGCTCCCGTCCGACCAGGTAATGTTGTCCGACCCCGTCGCTGCGACGACCACCGCACCGATTATTCGCAGGTTCTCCGGGAGCCAGAGTGACTTTTTCAGTAACTTTGCAACCTCCatgatcaaaatggggaacattggcCCGCTGACCGGAAGAGATGGGGAGATTAGGAAGAACTGTCGGAGATTGAACAAGTAA
- the LOC124651142 gene encoding peroxidase 2-like translates to MAVSSTLSSAARCSLLLIAALTLVLSHGAHAYGGSRAGLSSSFYDNSCPDTRDIVKRVIQDARVTDARIPASLIRLHFHDCFVNGCDGSLLLDDDVYLGIVSEKKAPGNDQSARGFKVVDNIKRALEKACPGIVSCADILTLAAEISVELAGGPSWSVPLGRRDGTKTNIKSAEDLPSPFDPLDILLEKFKNMGLDDTDLVALQGAHTFGRTQCQFTQQECTVGQDEGTLVNLDAATPNVFDNKYYGNLLRGRAPLLSDQVMMSDPRAAATTAPIVRRFSSSQKDFFKNFAASMIKMGNISPLTGRDGEIRKNCRRVNKKPY, encoded by the exons ATGGCCGTTTCGTCTACCTTGTCGTCAGCTGCTCGCTGCAGCCTCTTGCTCATAGCAGCACTGACTCTAGTGCTGAGCCATGGCGCTCACGCTTATGGTGGTTCCCGTGCCGGGTTGAGCTCGTCTTTCTACGACAACTCATGCCCCGATACACGGGACATTGTCAAGCGAGTCATCCAAGACGCCCGGGTCACTGACGCACGCATCCCGGCCAGCCTCATCCGTTTAcacttccacgactgcttcgtcaAT GGTTGTGATGGCTCGCTACTGCTCGATGACGATGTCTACTTGGGGATAGTGAGCGAGAAGAAAGCCCCTGGCAATGACCAGTCAGCGCGCGGGTTTAAGGTGGTCGACAACATCAAGCGCGCATTAGAGAAAGCTTGCCCTGGCATTGTTTCATGTGCCGACATCCTCACCCTTGCTGCCGAGATCTCTGTCGAACTAGCTGGAGGGCCGTCCTGGAGCGTGCCTCTAGGGCGCCGTGATGGCACCAAGACCAACATTAAGAGCGCCGAAGATCTCCCGAGCCCGTTCGACCCTCTGGATATCCTTCTAGAGAAATTCAAAAACATGGGTCTCGACGACACTGACCTCGTCGCCCTCCAGGGAGCCCACACCTTTGGGCGGACACAGTGTCAATTCACGCAGCAGGAGTGCACGGTCGGGCAAGATGAGGGGACGCTGGTGAACCTTGATGCTGCCACTCCCAACGTGTTTGACAACAAGTACTACGGCAACCTCCTGCgggggcgtgcccccctcctGTCTGACCAGGTTATGATGTCTGACCCTAGAGCGGCAGCGACCACCGCGCCGATTGTTCGCCGGTTCTCTAGCAGCCAGAAGGACTTCTTCAAAAACTTTGCAGCCTCCATGATCAAAATGGGAAACATAAGCCCGCTGACCGGAAGAGATGGAGAGATTAGGAAGAACTGCCGCAGGGTGAACAAGAAACCTTATTAA